In Pseudoliparis swirei isolate HS2019 ecotype Mariana Trench chromosome 2, NWPU_hadal_v1, whole genome shotgun sequence, the following are encoded in one genomic region:
- the nr0b1 gene encoding nuclear receptor subfamily 0 group B member 1 — MAALEGCRCRSAGGRNNSILYSILKSDSLASAEQQHQHPQQQTLQHLLRKTAAVAAASPQACSCGATRRRGILRSPQVTCKAASAVLVKTLRFVKNVPCFRELPEDDQLTLIRSCWAPLLVLGLAQDRVDFDTTETVEPSMLQRILTGLPDRQSDVLPAGPSRGAAGVSVVDIDALKAFLTKCWSVDISTKEYAYLKGAVLFNPDVEGLRCLHYIRSLRREAHQALNEHVRLIHREDTTRFAKLLVALSMLRAISAPVVAQLFFRPVIGTVSIEEVLMEMFYGK, encoded by the exons ATGGCCGCGCTGGAGGGCTGCCGCTGCCGGAGTGCCGGCGGGCGAAACAACAGCATCCTCTACAGCATCTTGAAGAGCGACAGCCTCGCGAGCGCCGAGCAGCAACATCAACATCCCCAACAACAGACATTGCAACACTTGCTGCGCAAGACCGCCGCCGTCGCCGCCGCTTCGCCGCAGGCTTGTTCGTGCGGCGCGACGCGGCGCCGCGGCATCCTGCGCTCCCCGCAGGTGACGTGCAAAGCCGCCTCGGCGGTTCTGGTGAAGACGCTGCGCTTCGTGAAGAACGTGCCCTGTTTCCGCGAGCTGCCGGAGGACGACCAGCTGACGTTGATCCGGAGCTGCTGGGCTCCCCTGCTCGTGTTGGGTCTCGCGCAAGACCGGGTGGACTTTGACACCACGGAAACCGTGGAGCCCAGCATGCTGCAGCGCATCCTCACGGGTCTACCGGACCGGCAGAGCGACGTGCTGCCGGCCGGCCCGAGCAGGGGGGCAGCCGGGGTCTCCGTCGTGGATATCGATGCCCTCAAAGCCTTCCTGACGAAGTGCTGGAGTGTAGACATCAGTACGAAGGAGTACGCGTACCTGAAAGGAGCCGTGCTGTTCAACCCAG aCGTGGAGGGTCTGCGCTGCCTCCACTACATCCGGTCCCTGCGGCGCGAGGCGCACCAGGCTCTGAACGAGCACGTGCGGCTGATCCACCGCGAGGACACCACGCGCTTCGCCAAACTGCTCGTCGCTCTGTCCATGCTGCGGGCCATCAGCGCGCCGGTGGTCGCGCAGCTCTTCTTCAGACCCGTTATAGGGACCGTGAGCATCGAGGAGGTGCTCATGGAGATGTTCTACGGGAAGTAG